In Meleagris gallopavo isolate NT-WF06-2002-E0010 breed Aviagen turkey brand Nicholas breeding stock chromosome 5, Turkey_5.1, whole genome shotgun sequence, a single window of DNA contains:
- the DTD2 gene encoding D-aminoacyl-tRNA deacylase 2 isoform X2, which produces MAAARPVLARALLQQCLFARLQVKPPERGAEAEWEEIQRGLVIYICFFKGADENLIPKIVNVLLNVKLSENENGEYVSVLDLPGNVLIIPQATLGGKLKGRKMQYHANIEKEKGMELYSQFVTLCEKELAANAKCMEAGVLVKHGTYGNRQVLKLDTNGPYTHLVEF; this is translated from the exons ATGGCGGCGGCGCGGCCGGTGCTGGCTCGGGCCTTACTGCAGCAGTGCCTGTTCGCTCGGCTGCAGGTGAAGCCGCCCGAGCGCGGTGCGGAGGCTGAGTGGGAAGAG ATCCAGAGAGGGCTTGTTATCTACATATGCTTCTTCAAAGGTGCTGATGAGAATCTTATTCCAAAAATTG tcaATGTGCTGTTGAATGTTAAattaagtgaaaatgaaaatggagagTACGTATCTGTCCTTGATTTACCAGGCAATGTGCTCATCATACCACAAGCTACGCTGGGTGGTAAACTGAAGGGAAGAAAGATGCAGTACCATGCAaacattgaaaaagaaaagggaatggAACTTTATTCTCAGTTTGTGACTTTGTGTGAAAAGGAGCTGGCTGCCAATGCCAAATGCATGGAAGCAGGTGTTCTTGTTAAGCATGGCACGTATGGAAACAGACAGGTGTTAAAACTGGATACAAATGGACCTTACACTCATCTAGTtgaattctga
- the DTD2 gene encoding D-aminoacyl-tRNA deacylase 2 isoform X1, whose amino-acid sequence MAGGAGQSLGLRSVWLCGWYSKGTALPADSYRTREVRYVILVIQRGLVIYICFFKGADENLIPKIVNVLLNVKLSENENGEYVSVLDLPGNVLIIPQATLGGKLKGRKMQYHANIEKEKGMELYSQFVTLCEKELAANAKCMEAGVLVKHGTYGNRQVLKLDTNGPYTHLVEF is encoded by the exons ATGGCTGGGGGCGCAGGACAGAGCCTGGGGCTGCGGTCCGTCTGGCTTTGCGGATGGTACAGCAAAGGGACGGCACTGCCCGCTGATTCTTACCGCACGCGGGAAGTCCGATACGTGATCCTCGTG ATCCAGAGAGGGCTTGTTATCTACATATGCTTCTTCAAAGGTGCTGATGAGAATCTTATTCCAAAAATTG tcaATGTGCTGTTGAATGTTAAattaagtgaaaatgaaaatggagagTACGTATCTGTCCTTGATTTACCAGGCAATGTGCTCATCATACCACAAGCTACGCTGGGTGGTAAACTGAAGGGAAGAAAGATGCAGTACCATGCAaacattgaaaaagaaaagggaatggAACTTTATTCTCAGTTTGTGACTTTGTGTGAAAAGGAGCTGGCTGCCAATGCCAAATGCATGGAAGCAGGTGTTCTTGTTAAGCATGGCACGTATGGAAACAGACAGGTGTTAAAACTGGATACAAATGGACCTTACACTCATCTAGTtgaattctga
- the DTD2 gene encoding D-aminoacyl-tRNA deacylase 2 isoform X3 translates to MAAARPVLARALLQQCLFARLQVKPPERGAEAEWEEIQRGLVIYICFFKGADENLIPKIGNVLIIPQATLGGKLKGRKMQYHANIEKEKGMELYSQFVTLCEKELAANAKCMEAGVLVKHGTYGNRQVLKLDTNGPYTHLVEF, encoded by the exons ATGGCGGCGGCGCGGCCGGTGCTGGCTCGGGCCTTACTGCAGCAGTGCCTGTTCGCTCGGCTGCAGGTGAAGCCGCCCGAGCGCGGTGCGGAGGCTGAGTGGGAAGAG ATCCAGAGAGGGCTTGTTATCTACATATGCTTCTTCAAAGGTGCTGATGAGAATCTTATTCCAAAAATTG GCAATGTGCTCATCATACCACAAGCTACGCTGGGTGGTAAACTGAAGGGAAGAAAGATGCAGTACCATGCAaacattgaaaaagaaaagggaatggAACTTTATTCTCAGTTTGTGACTTTGTGTGAAAAGGAGCTGGCTGCCAATGCCAAATGCATGGAAGCAGGTGTTCTTGTTAAGCATGGCACGTATGGAAACAGACAGGTGTTAAAACTGGATACAAATGGACCTTACACTCATCTAGTtgaattctga